AACTTTTAATGCTTGCAGATTAAAAATTTGTTCTGTTTACCAATTAGAGTTCAACCAAGCTTGTACTGTTTCTGTACTGCTTATTTATGAAGCTTTTGTTTAGAGCATACTAATAGTTTTTGATAATATATATTGGCAGATTCAAGAGAGAAGTGCAAAGTGCAATCTCATTCAACTTGAAAGTTGGCAATGGAAACAACACTAACGGCAATTACCACACGAGATCACATCATAAAACTCTAGGCTACTAGTGGAAGTTTAACCAAGATAAATAGTATAATTACTATGACAACCTCAAATAGGAAAATGGTGGCAAAATATATTGAAGTTAGTATCTgttgttaattttcttttcataaagaacaaaaaaaaaaggcaaatccatagaacataattcattttaagttatataatttttatgatatatttgCGGTATGTACTTTTTAAGATTACCGACAAATTTCCATCTAATGTATTTTACCTGAAAACAGTAAATATGATTCACAAAACCTGCTTGAAACTCTATTTTTCATTGATCTACTCCTTGAAGAAATCAGTTATTAGTCATTGCAACTATGAGTGCATTCTTTCTTGAAATTCTTCAGGTTGTTCATGAAATATGTCAGAAGATTAATGAATTATTGTCTTATTTCATCTACTCTATGTTCTCTTGCTTCAGCGTTCAAGCTATTCTTTCTCCTTTGCCTCCACATTAATCTACTTGCTTGGGCATGTTTCATTACAGAATCTTTACCATTGGCCTTTTTCTCAACTCCTTGCTGCTCCTCTTGTTTGTTTATTTCATTTTCCTTCCCACTCTTACTTTTAGCAGTAACTCCTAAATTACTATCATCTCGAGTATCTTTGACTTGTCGATTTACTTTCCCCTTGTCATGTTCGTTCGTCTCGATCAATCTATCATCATTCCCACTTCCATTCATAACTTCATCCTTGGATTCTACTCTAATCTCACCATCCTTGAAAGTGTTCAACTCACtattgtttttcaaaattttcccttGTACTTGCAGCATCCTAATCTCGTTCTGTTTCTCCTCGAATGCAGATTCGATCACTCGCTGCTCTTCTTTTAGAGAATCCATGGTAGACTTCATCTGCAAAACTCTCTTGTCAAGCTCCATCTTCTGACCTTTCAATGAGTATATCTTCGCCTTCATTTCCTCAATCTTACCTTCTATCTCTTTGTTGTGATCTCTTTCCTTCTAATATTAATAACATAACCAAAGTCATAATTTGGTTAGAAaagacaagaagaagaagaagttggttTTACCTGCAATAAAAGCTGAAGGGAAAGAAGTTCCCCATCTTTCTCCTTGACAAGAAAGCTGCATACACGCCTCTCTCTAAACTTGTGAAGCATCAGAACACCAAGAAATGAAACACCAAAAGCTAGCATCACCATGAAACCATATTGCCTTTTTCTCTTGTTCTCTCCATGTAAACCTTTGTTTTGAGCCATCTTTCTCTATCAAAGATTCTTGATAGTTTTTGGCTTATAGTAGTTAATCTAGTTCTCATTGTGTACGGCTTTGGATTCACACAAAGAACATGAGTCATGAATTCAACTACTGCTTCTTTTATTTGGCTGGTATTCTTGGTAATTGCCACTAAAATTCAAATACAATCATACTTCTATTATACAATAGTGGTCATGTGGGAAGTGGGAACTGGGAAGTGCTTTTCATTTCTAGTGTCTAAAAAATTGAATGATAtaccaaaatatatatataatatgaggaagtatagggagccaataaaATATTTGTATACTGTATTACAATGGAGATTTAGAGATGTCCGACTCAATATCAGAGATATagccattagtgttaccttttcctatcagcttaagcttttgggatgagtggtttcatgagaTAGTATCAAAGATTTAGATCCAAAAGGTCAAGAGTTTAGCGGGATTCATATAATATTTATCTAATAGTTATATATATTATACTACTTACATAAAAATTATTAGCATAATTTTATATAAAGATGATAATTGAAATATAGATAAAATATTAGGTGAATGCTATGGTACCTATCACATTGTACCTAAGTTACTAAAAAGGATaaacaaataatatttaataaattttacatgatttattttttattttaaatattttattttttactttaaaagatAAGTTAGGCAATTTAAGCACCATAACAAAAGCACCATAGAACCCACCANNNNNNNNNNNNNNNNNNNN
The DNA window shown above is from Arachis ipaensis cultivar K30076 chromosome B08, Araip1.1, whole genome shotgun sequence and carries:
- the LOC107610468 gene encoding uncharacterized protein LOC107610468 isoform X2, which codes for MAQNKGLHGENKRKRQYGFMVMLAFGVSFLGVLMLHKFRERRVCSFLVKEKDGELLSLQLLLQERDHNKEIEGKIEEMKAKIYSLKGQKMELDKRVLQMKSTMDSLKEEQRVIESAFEEKQNEIRMLQVQGKILKNNSELNTFKDGEIRVESKDEVMNGSGNDDRLIETNEHDKGKVNRQVKDTRDDSNLGVTAKSKSGKENEINKQEEQQGVEKKANGKDSVMKHAQASRLMWRQRRKNSLNAEAREHRVDEIRQ
- the LOC107610468 gene encoding uncharacterized protein LOC107610468 isoform X1, whose amino-acid sequence is MAQNKGLHGENKRKRQYGFMVMLAFGVSFLGVLMLHKFRERRVCSFLVKEKDGELLSLQLLLQKERDHNKEIEGKIEEMKAKIYSLKGQKMELDKRVLQMKSTMDSLKEEQRVIESAFEEKQNEIRMLQVQGKILKNNSELNTFKDGEIRVESKDEVMNGSGNDDRLIETNEHDKGKVNRQVKDTRDDSNLGVTAKSKSGKENEINKQEEQQGVEKKANGKDSVMKHAQASRLMWRQRRKNSLNAEAREHRVDEIRQ